Below is a genomic region from Paraburkholderia sp. BL23I1N1.
TGGGGCGGGGTTAGGGGTGGGGCATTGTCGCCCACGCACCTCGAAGTGCTTAAAAAGTGTGCAAATTCCTACCCACTCCATTTTTTGAAAGAGCCCAAATAGAAGTGTTCGAGCTGTCTTGCGTCCGAAGCAGCGGATTCGAGGTCGAAGACCTCCTCAAGCACGCGGCGCGATACGTGGAAACGCTGAAGGCGGTCGACAATACGAATCTGAAAGACGACGCCGTCACTGTTGTGTGGCACCGCTGCCCAGATGCGCGAATGGTTAGCCATGGAGCCCCCGTGAATCATGTCAGATCAATAGCTCGTCAACTCATGTTCGCACATCTCGACTCGAGGCGAATCATTTCAAAATTGTGACGCCTCATGATTTGTGACATTTTGACCACGAACGACATATTGCAGCGCAGCAGAATAGCGGTAGTCTAAAGGCAGAGCATCTGCAATCGTGCTCCGACGGTCGCGACATGACAGGAGAATGCGCCATGACAACTTCTCAGGCTTACACGTCAACCGCCCCCGTACTGCATGTCTTCGAGCAAGCCGGAGGCTGGCATTGGGGCATCGCCGTCCCGCGTGCAAGAGGGAGCGGATTCAAGCTTGTTGCTTTCAGTGAGAGCACCTTCCCGGTCGAGGACCCCGCCCGCATGGACGGGGGGCAAGCGCTGGTCAACCTGGTGGACAGGCGAAACCGCGAGCGACTCGCCCGGACCGCGGGAGAAGGACTCTTGTAAGTCCGCTATGCGAAAATCAACATCCATCCCTATCGGTCAGGAAGTGACAGCCATGGACCAGCACCATACCAACCTTACTGCACCGCTCCTTACCGTCGACTCGACACTCTGGTTTTCGGCCTATGGCTTTGGTTGGGGATATTGCGCCTTTGCGCTCCCTGCTGAAACGGTTTGTGAAAAACTCGGTGCTGCAAACGAGTCCCCGAAACAATTGATGCTTGCCTTCGAGCTTGGCAAACGTCGGCTTTTGCAGGTCGTAGAGCAAAAAGCGTTGCCCGGCACTGGCGAACGGATAACGCTTTCGACCGTTGATCTCTGACGACGACTGACGCTTCGCCGCGTCGCATATTGCGACACCGGGTGCGCGGCGCGCGACTGCGAACGTCCGCTAAGGCATGCAGACCGAGTGCGGCGATCGTGTCGGGCGCGCATCTCATGCAAAGGGCATAACCCGACCCACGAGAGCCCTTCAGATTTGCCAGCAACGGCCGTTCGACACAGTGTCGCGAACAAAGAATGGCTCATAACGGATCGATGGCGGCGGTCTGCCAGCGGGGGGAAACGTTGCTTGCCGCTTGAAGGTACGAGGTCATAGCGACAAGTAAGCTTGACACGCGATGCCTACACCTCGCTCCGGACTTGCGACGGTAGCCGCCCGTAGTGCCGGTGAAACACGCGTGAAAAATGCGACGCGTTGCCGAAACCCGCTCGCCCACCGATTTCCGCGATCGTGACTTGACGGAGCAACGGTGACTTAAGCATCCGCATGGCAACGGCAGCACGCGATGCCATTAAAAGCCCACCGTACGTTTCGTTGGAGGCTGTCAGCGCGCGGTGGAGAGTCCTCACCGAGATATTCAATGCTTTTGCAATGTCTGGCGCCGTCAGGCCGGCTTCACCGCAGCGCCCCGCGATGCAGTCTCTGATCCGGGCACTCAAGTCGCGCTCCGGTCTTGTCGCTGGCCTCGGAGTTTCCTCGCTCGCCACGAGCGCCAGCAAGGCGCCAAGCTGATCGGCGAGGACGGACACCGGAAGTGGCGAATCGACAATCAATTGTGGCGAAAGTTGTGCCACAAACGCGACCAGTGCCCGTCCCCAGCCAGAAGTCACGGAGATCCGTCGGCCGATCAATCGCCCCGATGACGGTACCCAACATTTAAGCCATTCGGGCGAAAGTTTTACGTGGACGACCTCATAACGACTGGTCAAATCAAGCATGAAGTCAAGTTGCGAATCGACGATCAGCGCTTCACCGGGCAGTAGCCGGATCTGTTCGCGGTGGCTCGTGTTCCAGGGCGAACAAAGATTAATCATCAGATGTAACGTGTGTTCGCCACTGCGATCGTCAGCACGTGGATCCCGGCTCGCGATGTGAGGCGTGCCGGTCTGCCGGATAATTGTCAAGGGGCCGGCTTCGGCGAGTTCCATATTCGACTCGAACTCGCCCGGGCGTCGACCCGAGAGCACCAGAGGCGTGATTGCGTTCGACACGACGTCTGCGTAAAAGTCGAACCGGCTAGACGCCTCTACGTCGCTGGTTGTCCACCGAAAGACACTCGACGATGTGGAAGTTTCCATCTTCCCTCCCGATGGGATGGCACGAGACCCGGCGGATGAACGTCGCGAATATATCGATCGCCCCCCGGTCCATGATTATGATCATGGACCGGGTTCCATGGCTAGAAAAGCGTGAGGGATACGCGCGCCTCGCTCCACCCGTTACGGAGACCTTTCCCTCGGAGCTGGCCGGATGGTTTCGCGACCAGGCGTCTCAACCTCCCGCTGAGAGCACTTCGCAGATGAGCGGGCATAGGAAGAGAACGCGTCGACGGATTGCCAACGATCTACCCACCTGTCCCGACCGGCCGAAAGCGGCCGTACCCGGAAGTACGAGGTCGGCGCAGCAAGGTGCGGCGGCGGGCCTACGCTGGGCTTCCGTAGTCGACCCGTTTCAGTCATTCGAGATCGCCGAGACCGGACATTCAGGGCGGCGCGGTGCTCGCCAGTTTAGCCGCGGGATTCAGCGGAAATGGGCCGTGCGCTGTTCGGGCAATTTGTCTGCCTGGATTGGGGCGCGGGAATAAAGTCTAACGACAAGGTGTTCTGTGAATGTAGTCGTGCAGTACAAACCGCAACCCCATTATCGCGTTCGCCAAAGGAAATGAGTCAATGGAATATCAATCCGGCACAAGAGTGTCTGACGACATAGACGGGGCAGCCTATTCGCCCGCTAATCTCATGCAACTGGGCATGGGATTTTGGGGCTCTAAAGCGTTGCTGTCCGCGGTCGAGCTCGGTGTATTTACGCACCTCGGGAAAGGGCCTCGCAACGGTGAGCAGTTGACTGACGAGTTGGGATTGCATCCGAGATCGGCTTTGGACTTTCTCGATGCTTTGGTTTCGTTGCAGGTGCTGGAGCGAGAAAACGGTCTCTATCGGAACACGTGCGAGACAGGACTATTTCTCGATAGAACGCAATCGGGATATATCGGGGGAATACTGCAAATGGCTAACGACCGACTATATCCGTTCTGGGGATCGCTTACCGAAGCGCTGCGCAGCGGACTGCCGCAGAACGAGGCGAAGCAGGGCGGCAACCCGTTTGATGCGATCTATCGGAACGAACGAACACTGCGTGTTTTTCTGGAATCGATGACTGGGATCAGCCTCGGCGCCGCTAAAGCGCTTGCGCAGAAATTTCCTTGGCAAGACTACGGTTCGTTCATCGACATTGGTGCGGCGCAAGGCGCTTTAGTCGTAGAGGTTGCAAGCGCGCATCCGCATCTCACGGGTGGCGGCTTCGATTTGCCGGCAGTCGGACCTTTATTTGACAAGTATGTCGCGGAACACGGGTTAAAGGAGCGCTTTCGTTTCCATCCGGGCGATTTCTTTAAGGAAGCCTGCCCGTCGGCCGACGTGCTCGTGATGGGCCACATTCTTCACGACTGGAATCTCGAGCAGAAGCGCGAACTGCTCGCCAAATGTTATGAGGCGCTGCCTCCGGGCGGCTGCCTGATCGTCTACGACGCCATTATTGACGATGAGCGCAGACAGAATGCGTTCGGCTTGCTGATGAGCCTCAATATGCTAATCGAGACGCCCGGGGGCTTTGACTATACGGGTGCTCAGTGCCGTGAATGGATGGCCGACGTCGGCTTCAGGGAGATTCGGGTCGAACCACTACTCGGGCCGGATTCGATGATCATCGGGATTCGATAGTCGGCCAGCCGGTGCACTAGTTTGGTGACTGGTCATAGATTGACAACGATCTACGATGCCGTGCCGATTGACCGCAACTGGCCGATAGCGCCAGTTCGATAAACGTGCCGCTGTGAGGACGCTGGAATTCTCAATGGCAGCTTTCCGACGGTATGTGCGAACGCGTAGTGCCGGCCAATCAGGGACGCCGGGCAGGGCAATCGCATGAAAAATTGTTTACCCACAATGGGTTACGAATGGGGGTTGTAAGCTGCTGCGAAGAAGCGTTAGCTCCTGGTTTTGCCAGGAGCCGGGAGTGGTGTGGACGACGAATACGAGCCGTTGAGTTTGCAGGACGCGTTTGGGGACCTGAAGGACCCGCGTGTACGCACCCCGGAGCATGATCTGACGGAAATGCTGGTGGTTGCACTGGCGGCGATCCTGTCGGGCGCCGACGGCTGGGTGGGGATCGCTTTGTGGGGGCACGGACAACTGGAGTGGCTGCGCCGGTACTTGCCGCTGCGCAACGGGATTGCCTCGCACGACACGTTCGGACGCGTATTCGCAGCGCTTGATGCGCGGCAGTTCGAGGCCTGCTTTGTGCGGTGGGTAAGCGGTATCTGTCCTGCCGTCGCGGGCCTGGTGGTGGCCAATTGACGGCAAGACAGTACGGCGCTCGCACGGCATGGGGCGTAGCGCGATCCATCTGGTATCGGCCTATTGCGGCGCGTTAGGGGCGACCTTGGCTCAGGTCAGGACTGCCGCCCAAAGCAACGAGATCACCGCGATCCCGGTGTTGCTGGATGCCTTGCTGCTCAAGGGTGCGATCGTGACGATCGACGCGATGGGTTGCCAGCGGGAGATCGCGGCGAAGATTGTGGCTGGAGGTGCCGACTATGTGCTTGCGGTCAAAGGCAATCAGCCTGCCTTGCATGAAGCAATCGTGCAGCTGTTCGATGCACAGCGCACACAGCCTCTGCGCAGCGTGCGCTTCGTTGAGCACTGTCAGACAGGCAGGAAAGTGCACGGAAGAATCGAGACGCGCCGGTGCGTTGCGACCGACATGATTGACTGGCTGGATGAGGACGGTAAATGGGCCGGCCTGCGTTCGGTGGGGATGGTTGAGGCCACCCGCGAGATCGACGGCCGCGTTTCGCTGGAGCGGCGGTACTACATCAACAGCCTGCCCGCTGACCCGAAACGGATCAACGAGACGGTGCGCGCTCACTGGGCCATCGAAAACAGCATGCATTGGGTGCTCGATGTCGCGTTCGGCGAGGATCAATGCCGCGCCCGGGTGGACAATGCAGCACAAAACTTCGCGATCCTGCGCCGCATCGTGTCGAATCTACTGCGCGCTGACAAAGCCACCAAGGTCGGCATAAAGAACACGCGGCTCAAGGCCGGATTCGATGAACACTATCGGGCTCGAGTGCTTGGAATGCAGGTCTCCTGATGCGATTGCCCTGGGACGCCGGGCGCCAGTTATCCTACGGCCGGTTTCGAAGTGTTAGCTGACATACCCTGCGGTGTGACCCCGCAAGTCTCCAGGCTTCCCTGCTATTCGCTGCGTAACTGCTGCATCATGTGCAGCAATTAACTGCACGCGTCCCGCTTGATGCACGAGTCCGACTTTCCCATAATTTGACGCAACGAAAGGTCATCGGGAGACGGTCGGACGCGTCGATCACGAAATCAGCGCAATCGATCTTGTTCAACCTTTCGGACGGACCAATGGAATACGCCAATATTTTCGATAACCGTCACTCTGACGAAATCGCAGCCTTCCTTGCGGTGGCAAAGCAAGGCAGCTTCGTTGCAGCCGGGCAGCTTTTGAACCGCCACCCGACCGTGCTTTCGAAACGGATAGCCGCAATGGAAGCACGTCTTGGCGTCCGATTGATGGAGCGATCGACGCGACATGTTCGTTTGACCCAGGTTGGACTAGATATGGCGTCGCGTCTGCAAATGGCAATGGCGATGATCAGTGATGCAGAGCGGCAGGCAGCAAGCGAATCTGCCGACGTCCGAGGTATTTTGAGACTGGCGCTCCCTGCTTCGATGGGGCGTCGATGGATTGCACCGATACTGCCAGAGTTTATGGAGACGTATCCGGCAGTAAAAGTGGTTGCCGAGTTTGATGAACGATTTGTGGATCTGATACGCGAAGGGTTCGACGCAGCTATACGTATCGGTGAGCTTGCAGACAGCCGACTGGTAGCAAGAAAACTAAGCACGCATCGCCGGATTCTGGGCGCTGCACCGTCCTATGTCAAAAGGCGAGGCCACCCCGCAGGACCGGCCGATTTGATAAATCACAATTGCCTTCGCTTTAGCGGATTCACATCATTCCCGGAATGGAAGGTGGTTCGTGGAGAGGAGCGATACACCTGTCCTGTCGACGGAAGTTTAACGACTAACGATAGCGATACATTGCTAGCAGCCGCCGTTTCGGGAACGGGAATTGTCGGCGCGGGGGAGTGGCTTATGAATCAGGACATATCGCAAGGACGACTGGTCCGCGTACTGCCGGATTGGGAATTGGATTCAGCGGGAGACATATCTTTTGTCCGGCCTTCCGCCAAGTATGAAGCGGCACCGGTGTCTGCCTTCAAAAGCTGGATCGAAGGCCGATTCAGGCACGGAGCACCGTGGGATTTCCCCCTGCGATGACGAGCCTTAAATAGGAGAACGACGTGTTGAAAGGTGTAGCTTTGTCCATCACAGCCACAAGCCTCTTTGCGGGTTTGTATTATTACTCTACGTTGCTGCACCCGCTTACGGGCGAGTTGATATTTGGCTGGCGGATGGTTCTCATGATGCCTTGCATCACCGTTTTCTTGATTGCAACTGGCGAATGGAGCAAGGTTAAGGCATTGTGTTTCCGGATCAGAAAGCGTCCTCACCGAAACGTTGAAGAAGGACCGGGAAAGCTTGTTGGCTTTTTACGATTACCCGGCGGAACACTGGCAGCATCTGCGCACGACGAACGCGATCGAGTCGACGTTCGCGACCGTGCGCCACCGCACCACGCGTACGCGCAACTGTGTGTCGCGAGCGACCTTCCTGGGTCTGGCATTCAAGCTGATCGAGGAAGCCGAGAAAACCTGGCGCCGTATCAACGGTCCTGAACAGATCAAGCTGTTGCTGGAGGGCATAGCCTTCAAGGACGGCGAACCGGTGCAAGACGATCAACCGGTTCAGCAGAAACTCGCCGCCTGAAAGCACCTGTCTTCAAGTTGCCCATACACCACTCTTGACGTTAGCTCGGCTGCGTCTTCAGGAATCGTGTGTGTGAGGGAGACATTTTCGATGTAGTCGTCCGGCACCGAGAGAATCAAGGCATTGTCGACGGACAGCGTGTAGTAGTCGTGCTGGAACGGCACCTCATTGATACAAATCTTCGAGGTGTGTTGCCCAATTGTTTGGGTCTGGCATTTGGGTGCTGCGGCGAATGCCGGCACAGCGCCAAGCAGGAAAGCGAGGGCGAAAAGTCTTTTCCTATTGATCTTGTGTTTAGGGAAAGAGTCCCGAACGCCAATAACGTCAGGCCTAACATTCATGTCGGCACGCCAGATTAAATCTTGAGTAATTCTGGCAATCTTCTTTATTTTGTTTTCGCTGAAAAACTAAACAGCTTCGCACACGTGAAATCGACGAACACCCTAAGCTTCGGCGACAACTGCCGACTCGATGGCCATAGGATCGAGAACTGTCCAGGGGCGATCCGGTGCCCGTCGAGCAACGTCGTGAGCGTGCCCGTCGCGAGCGCGTCGCGAACCAGAAAATCCGGCATGTACCCAATGCCAAAGTCCGCTATGACAGCCTCGCGCAGCGCTTCCATGTTGTTGCAGGTTATCGACGTCCGCAGGTTCGCAGGCTCACTGCCATCCGCCAACAGTTCCCACGGCTGGAGCTTGCCCGTTGTTGGAAAACGGTAGCGCACGCACGCATGCACTTCCAGGTCGCGCAGCGTGTGGGGCATGCCGGCTTGCGCGAGATAACCGGGCGACGCGCACAACAGGAAGCAGAATGCGCCGAGACGGCGTGACATCAAACTCGAATCCGTCAGCGCGCCGCTGCGGATGACCGCGTCGAAACCGCCTTCCACGACGTCCACGAGCCGGTCGTTGAAATCCAGATCAAGTTCGACATCGGGATAGCGGCGCGTGAATTCCGGCAGCACGGGCAACAGGAATCGATAGCCGATCGCGGGCAGGCTGACGCGCAGCCTGCCGCGAGGCGTTTGCGCAGCCTCCGACAGCACGGCCTCGGCATCGCGCAGATCTTCCAGTATCCGGTGACAGCGATCGTAGAAATGACGTCCCTCATCGGTGAGCGTGACCTTTCGTGTGGTGCGGTGAAAGAGCCGCACGCCGAGCGATTGCTCCAGCTTTGCAATCGTCTTGCCAACCGCCGACGCCGAGATACCGAGCTTCTGGCCCGCGGCAACGAAGCTCAGCGTTTCCGCCGTGCGCACAAATGCAACGATTCCGTTGAGGTTGTCCATCTCGCTCCGATGCGCGTAAAACCGATTCAATTCAGGAATTTAACTCCGTTATCAACGGAATTCCACCTTGTTTTTATTCGATTGAATCCGAATTATCGTTGATCGCTCTGCCGGGCGTGCACATCCATGAGGCTTTGCACAGACCGGCTTCCTTTGGGGAGCGTCGATGAGCAACATCTTTTCTCCGGGTTCATTCGGACGGCCAGTCGCGATTCTCACGGCCGTTTGTCTTGCCGCGCTCGCGTTGCCGCTCAGTTTTTCGGCTGGCGCGTTGGCCACGCCGGCGATCGGGCGGGAACTCGCCGGTGGCCCAGTCGAGATGAACTGGATCACGAACGCGTTCATGCTGACCTTTGGCAGCCTGCTGATGGCGGCGGGGGCACTCGCGGACCGCTTTGGACGCAAGCGCTTATTTGCGATCGGCGTAAGCGGATTCACGCTGGTCTCGCTATTGCTCGGCTTTGCACCGTCGATCCTGATTGTCGATTTGCTGCGCGCCATTCAGGGTGTTGCCGCCGCGGCCGCGCTGGCTGGCGGGACTGCGGCACTCGCGCAGGAGTTCGATGGCCGCGGGCGCACCCGGGCATTCAGTCTGCTCGGCACGACCTTCGGGCTTGGCCTTGCATTCGGCCCGGTGCTGGCCGGTTTCATGATCGAGCACTTCGGTTGGCGAGCGATCTTCGCGACGGGTGCGGTAGTGGGTGTCCTGGCGCTGCTGTTCGGCGTGCCGCAGATGCGTGAATCGCGCGACCCGGACGCGCAGTGCATCGACTGGGCGGGCATAGCAACGTTCACGGGCGCATTGTCGTGCTTCACGTTCGGTGTGATCCAGTCCTCGGAGAGCGGCTGGTCGAGTCCGCTCGTCGTCGGATTCCTGTTGGGTGCGGTACTGCTGGCCGCCGCGTTCTGGGTCATCGAAACGCGAGTCGCGCGGCCAATGCTCGATCTCTCTTTGTTCCGCTATCCGCGTTTTGTCGGTGTGCAAGTGCTGCCGATCGCGACCTGCTACTGCTACATCGTGCTGCTCGTCGTGTTGCCGCTGCGTTTCGTCGGTGTCGACGGCTACAGCGAGATCGACGCTGGCTTGCTGATGCTCGCTCTGTCCGCACCGATGCTCGTCGTGCCGCTCGCCGCCGCGATGCTAACGCGCTGGATCTCCGCCGGTGTCATCTCGGGTATCGGCCTGTTGATCGCTGCGGCCGGTCTGTACTGGCTGATCGCTGGTTTGGCCGACGGCACGAGCCATGCGGTGATTGCACCATTGCTCACAATCGGTGTTGGTGCCGGGATGCCGTGGGGATTGATGGACGGCCTGTCGGTGAGCGTAGTACCGAAGGAGCGTGCGGGCATGGCGACGGGTATCTTCAGTACCACGCGCGTGGCAGGCGAATGCATTGCACTCGCGACAGTCAGCGCAATTCTGGCCGTGCTGACGCAGGCACGCGTGCTATCGACCCTGAAACCTCATGCGATACCAGCCGAAGTGTCCGAAGCCGCGGCGCGGCTTGCTGCTGGCGATCTCGATCGTGCATCGGCGCTCCTCCCCGACGTCGCCCGCGCAACACTGCAGCACATCTATGCCGACGCGTTCGGTCTTTTGCTCGGGGGATTGATCGTCGTTACGCTGCTATGCGCGATCACGGTGTTCGTGATGCTTGGCCACACTCACGCCGACGACGATGCGTCGGCGAAACATGGGCTTCGTGAGCTTCGTGAGCGCGTGACGACAAGCGATCGAGAACACGCTTGATGCGTGGTCTGATCAGAATGAACCGCCGGTCAATGCCGGGCTGGATCGATTAGAAACTGACGAAGGCCTGCACAAGCCGGTTAAAAGCGCCGGCGTTGGAGACATTCATGCCGTGTGATGCTCCGGCGATGGTTTGACTTTCCGCATTGTCGATCCACTCCGTGAGCTTTTCGACGTTGTTGCGAAACATGCGAGGGCTCCGTTGTCCCTCGATCAACAGCGTCCTGCATTTCACATCGCGTGCGCTTTCGTGGGAATAGGCGGGCAACGGATCGCGGAACTGCTTGGGCAGCGTGCCTGCGTTGTCGATGGCCATGGTGCGGAACGCGACCGGACTCTTGCGCCATGATCCAGGCACGCTCACCGAGTCGACGAACAGCTCCAGTCCCGCGTCGATCTGGTGGCTCTCAATGAGTTCAGCGACGCGTGCGCGCAGCACATTGGCTGCGGCCGGCAGCGAAGCGTCCGGCGTCCCTTCGATCTGCAGCGGACCGCCCGGGTCCGCCAGCGTCA
It encodes:
- a CDS encoding AraC family transcriptional regulator, with the translated sequence METSTSSSVFRWTTSDVEASSRFDFYADVVSNAITPLVLSGRRPGEFESNMELAEAGPLTIIRQTGTPHIASRDPRADDRSGEHTLHLMINLCSPWNTSHREQIRLLPGEALIVDSQLDFMLDLTSRYEVVHVKLSPEWLKCWVPSSGRLIGRRISVTSGWGRALVAFVAQLSPQLIVDSPLPVSVLADQLGALLALVASEETPRPATRPERDLSARIRDCIAGRCGEAGLTAPDIAKALNISVRTLHRALTASNETYGGLLMASRAAVAMRMLKSPLLRQVTIAEIGGRAGFGNASHFSRVFHRHYGRLPSQVRSEV
- a CDS encoding methyltransferase; the protein is MEYQSGTRVSDDIDGAAYSPANLMQLGMGFWGSKALLSAVELGVFTHLGKGPRNGEQLTDELGLHPRSALDFLDALVSLQVLERENGLYRNTCETGLFLDRTQSGYIGGILQMANDRLYPFWGSLTEALRSGLPQNEAKQGGNPFDAIYRNERTLRVFLESMTGISLGAAKALAQKFPWQDYGSFIDIGAAQGALVVEVASAHPHLTGGGFDLPAVGPLFDKYVAEHGLKERFRFHPGDFFKEACPSADVLVMGHILHDWNLEQKRELLAKCYEALPPGGCLIVYDAIIDDERRQNAFGLLMSLNMLIETPGGFDYTGAQCREWMADVGFREIRVEPLLGPDSMIIGIR
- a CDS encoding LysR family transcriptional regulator, with the translated sequence MEYANIFDNRHSDEIAAFLAVAKQGSFVAAGQLLNRHPTVLSKRIAAMEARLGVRLMERSTRHVRLTQVGLDMASRLQMAMAMISDAERQAASESADVRGILRLALPASMGRRWIAPILPEFMETYPAVKVVAEFDERFVDLIREGFDAAIRIGELADSRLVARKLSTHRRILGAAPSYVKRRGHPAGPADLINHNCLRFSGFTSFPEWKVVRGEERYTCPVDGSLTTNDSDTLLAAAVSGTGIVGAGEWLMNQDISQGRLVRVLPDWELDSAGDISFVRPSAKYEAAPVSAFKSWIEGRFRHGAPWDFPLR
- a CDS encoding LysR family transcriptional regulator, which produces MDNLNGIVAFVRTAETLSFVAAGQKLGISASAVGKTIAKLEQSLGVRLFHRTTRKVTLTDEGRHFYDRCHRILEDLRDAEAVLSEAAQTPRGRLRVSLPAIGYRFLLPVLPEFTRRYPDVELDLDFNDRLVDVVEGGFDAVIRSGALTDSSLMSRRLGAFCFLLCASPGYLAQAGMPHTLRDLEVHACVRYRFPTTGKLQPWELLADGSEPANLRTSITCNNMEALREAVIADFGIGYMPDFLVRDALATGTLTTLLDGHRIAPGQFSILWPSSRQLSPKLRVFVDFTCAKLFSFSAKTK
- a CDS encoding MFS transporter, with the protein product MSNIFSPGSFGRPVAILTAVCLAALALPLSFSAGALATPAIGRELAGGPVEMNWITNAFMLTFGSLLMAAGALADRFGRKRLFAIGVSGFTLVSLLLGFAPSILIVDLLRAIQGVAAAAALAGGTAALAQEFDGRGRTRAFSLLGTTFGLGLAFGPVLAGFMIEHFGWRAIFATGAVVGVLALLFGVPQMRESRDPDAQCIDWAGIATFTGALSCFTFGVIQSSESGWSSPLVVGFLLGAVLLAAAFWVIETRVARPMLDLSLFRYPRFVGVQVLPIATCYCYIVLLVVLPLRFVGVDGYSEIDAGLLMLALSAPMLVVPLAAAMLTRWISAGVISGIGLLIAAAGLYWLIAGLADGTSHAVIAPLLTIGVGAGMPWGLMDGLSVSVVPKERAGMATGIFSTTRVAGECIALATVSAILAVLTQARVLSTLKPHAIPAEVSEAAARLAAGDLDRASALLPDVARATLQHIYADAFGLLLGGLIVVTLLCAITVFVMLGHTHADDDASAKHGLRELRERVTTSDREHA
- a CDS encoding alpha/beta fold hydrolase, which gives rise to MNARTDLSVLAVPELSFATIASGICVPYVECGEGEPLVFVHGSLCDYRYWSAQTAALSRHFRCISVSLSHYWPAGEACIQSEFGWQTHVAELAEFIEAIDLGPVHLVGHSRGGCVAFHVARDYPRLVKSLTLADPGGPLQIEGTPDASLPAAANVLRARVAELIESHQIDAGLELFVDSVSVPGSWRKSPVAFRTMAIDNAGTLPKQFRDPLPAYSHESARDVKCRTLLIEGQRSPRMFRNNVEKLTEWIDNAESQTIAGASHGMNVSNAGAFNRLVQAFVSF